The following proteins are co-located in the Desulfovibrio intestinalis genome:
- a CDS encoding flagellar M-ring protein FliF gives MKQLKPSPSQTGLPAGQGSGSTPSLAQLKALRLAQKETNQRVEELKLRLFRITEQHMDQAVRLIKRWLSDKD, from the coding sequence ATGAAACAGCTAAAGCCTAGCCCATCGCAAACAGGTTTGCCCGCAGGTCAGGGGAGTGGTTCAACGCCGTCTCTGGCTCAGCTCAAGGCCTTGCGTCTGGCGCAAAAAGAGACAAATCAACGGGTGGAAGAATTGAAGCTGCGGCTGTTCAGAATTACAGAACAGCATATGGATCAGGCCGTGCGGCTTATCAAGCGCTGGCTTTCGGACAAGGACTAA